From Lutra lutra chromosome 14, mLutLut1.2, whole genome shotgun sequence, a single genomic window includes:
- the HPS6 gene encoding BLOC-2 complex member HPS6 gives MKRMGTLRLLSDLSHFSGAGRLRELLAGDPAVRVRCSPDGRHLLLLRPPGAPSPQLLVAVRGPGAELERAWPAGHPSPLDAFFLPWPARPALVLVWESGLTEVWGAGVGPGWRLLRSTELCPGGGARVVAVAASRGRLVWCEERQDGAEGWQGPPAAFSHCVCFRTLEPSGEAGTNQGRTHTLLHHCPSLGLLTSRKDLFLVPTATTWPGVSHILLIWSPGKGKVMVAAPCLGLSHSQSLNPGRGDTWDFRTLLRGLPGLLSPMKPLTVHTWAPTPQGLLLLDFRGTVSLVQSHGGMRAVGTLQEAPAGLAGSAALGTFHGTLACVLGSTLELLDMGSGQLLERKVLSTDRVHLLAPPAPGMEDEEELETRGGLRLLSALGLFRVGWEAPQGLEVPSAEDLVFEEACEYYQRRSLRGTQLTPEELRHNSTFRAPQALASILQGHVSPSTLLTTLRAELRDYRALDQLKAHLVAGDDEETGWTELAEHEVARLLRTELVGDQLAQLNTVFQALPTAAWGAIIRALQLQPDGNGRLRSHAPPDVWKKVLGGTSAAKEPPNGILPVFEVLCQCLCRLEPRWLPPFVELAQQQGGPGWGAGGPGLPLYRRALAVLGEEGTRSEALELELLLGSGRPKAVLQAVGQLVQKEQWERALEAGLALGPSSPLLRSEIFKLLLAEFARHRRLDAHLPLLCRLCPPDLAPAELLLLLRTHLPDESEPPTPFPEPGTEPPLTVGLLRTLLEQTGAQGRPSGPVLSLYEDILWDPGTPPPTPPRGPMTTLQASDHPGLEAWASSGQGLRVTDTG, from the coding sequence ATGAAGCGTATGGGGACTCTGCGGCTGCTTTCCGACCTCAGCCACTTCAGCGGCGCGGGCCGGCTCCGGGAGTTGCTGGCCGGGGACCCAGCCGTAAGAGTCCGCTGCAGCCCGGACGGCCGCCACCTGCTGCTCCTGCGACCCCCGGGGGCGCCGAGCCCGCAGCTGCTGGTCGCGGTGCGTGGCCCCGGCGCGGAGCTGGAGCGTGCCTGGCCGGCCGGCCACCCCTCACCGCTAGATGCCTTCTTCCTGCCGTGGCCGGCGCGACCGGCGCTTGTCCTGGTGTGGGAAAGTGGCCTAACCGAGGTGTGGGGCGCGGGAGTGGGGCCTGGCTGGCGGCTGCTGCGGAGCACCGAACTGTGTCCGGGCGGTGGAGCCCGCGTGGTGGCCGTGGCGGCGTCCCGAGGCCGCCTGGTGTGGTGCGAGGAGCGGCAGGATGGCGCTGAGGGCTGGCAAGGGCCGCCTGCTGCTTTCAGCCACTGCGTGTGCTTCCGAACCCTGGAGCCCAGCGGGGAGGCCGGCACCAACCAGGGACGCACACACACCCTGCTGCACCACTGCCCCTCTCTCGGACTACTGACCTCCCGCAAGGACCTCTTCCTGGTGCCCACTGCCACTACCTGGCCTGGCGTGAGTCACATTCTGCTCATCTGGAGCCCAGGCAAGGGCAAGGTGATGGTGGCTGCCCCATGTCTTGGCCTCTCCCACAGTCAGAGCCTGAATCCCGGACGAGGGGACACATGGGACTTCCGGACACTGCTCCGAGGCCTTCCTGGGCTTCTGTCCCCCATGAAGCCATTGACTGTACATACCTGGGCCCCAACTCCCCAGGGACTGTTATTGCTTGACTTCAGGGGCACTGTGAGCCTGGTGCAATCCCATGGTGGTATGCGGGCTGTGGGCACACTGCAGGAGGCACCTGCAGGCCTGGCAGGGTCTGCAGCACTGGGAACATTTCATGGGACTCTGGCTTGTGTGCTGGGCTCCACATTGGAACTGCTGGACATGGGCAGCGGGCAGCTGCTGGAGAGAAAGGTCCTAAGTACAGACCGAGTACATTTACtggcacccccagcccctggcatggAGGATGAGGAAGAGCTGGAGACCCGAGGGGGTCTTCGTTTGCTTTCAGCCTTGGGTCTGTTTCGAGTAGGCTGGGAAGCCCCACAGGGCCTTGAGGTGCCTTCAGCTGAGGACCTGGTGTTCGAGGAGGCCTGCGAGTACTACCAGCGACGGAGCCTGCGGGGTACCCAGCTCACCCCAGAGGAACTGAGACACAACAGCACATTCCGGGCACCTCAGGCTCTGGCCTCCATTCTCCAGGGACATGTGTCCCCATCTACACTGTTAACCACACTGAGGGCTGAGCTTCGAGATTACCGGGCCTTAGATCAGCTCAAAGCCCACCTGGTGGCTGGGGATGATGAGGAAACTGGCTGGACTGAGCTGGCAGAGCACGAAGTGGCACGCCTGCTGAGGACCGAACTAGTGGGAGACCAGCTGGCCCAGCTCAACACAGTTTTCCAAGCCCTTCCTACAGCAGCCTGGGGTGCCATCATCAGGGCCCTGCAGCTCCAGCCAGATGGGAATGGCAGGCTGAGGTCCCATGCTCCCCCTGATGTGTGGAAGAAGGTACTAGGAGGTACTTCAGCTGCAAAGGAACCCCCCAATGGGATACTGCCCGTCTTTGAAGTTCTGTGCCAGTGCCTCTGTCGGCTGGAGCCACGATGGCTGCCACCATTTGTGGAACTGGCACAGCAGCAgggtgggccaggctggggggcggggggcccgGGGCTGCCCCTGTATCGTCGAGCCCTGGCAGTCCTAGGTGAAGAGGGGACCAGATCTGAGGcgctggagctggagctgctcTTGGGCAGTGGGCGGCCCAAAGCTGTGCTCCAAGCTGTGGGGCAGCTTGTCCAAAAGGAGCAATGGGAGCGGGCTCTAGAAGCAGGCCTGGCCCTAGGCCCCTCCAGTCCCCTGCTTCGAAGTGAGATCTTCAAACTGCTGTTGGCCGAATTTGCCCGGCACCGTCGACTTGATGCtcacctccctctcctttgccGCCTGTGCCCACCGGACCTGGCTCCAGCTGAGCTCCTGCTTTTACTACGGACACACCTCCCAGATGAGTCGGAACCCCCTACCCCATTCCCTGAGCCTGGAACAGAGCCTCCTCTCACCGTGGGCTTGCTCAGAACCCTACTGGAGCAGACTGGGGCTCAAGGACGGCCCTCGGGCCCAGTTCTAAGCCTGTATGAGGACATCCTATGGGACCCAGgcactccaccccccaccccacctcggGGACCTATGACTACCCTCCAGGCATCAGACCACCCAGGCTTGGAGGCCTGGGCATCATCTGGACAGGGCCTCCGAGTGACTGACACAGGCTAA